The DNA sequence CCCTGTGGTGTGGTGAAGCCCGTGCTCGAGGCGTTGCGGAAAGTGGAGGCCTCGCCGCTCACAGGTGTGGCACCGATGGCACCGGGTGCGGTGCGATTGCCGCCGCCGCGGTTGGATGAGCATGGGACGCTCGTGCGCGCCGAGGGCTGGGGGGCGTTCGCGGTGGCGCGACGCTGAACGCTTGCGAGCCGACCTCCGGTGGCGTCGCGTGAACGGTGTCGGCGCGTCTTCGGGGTCGCGGCAAAGGGGCTGTGACCGCGGTGTGACGCAGGTCCCCGGGTCTTCGTCTTGTTGATGCGACGGACCTGGAGTCCGGCGTGGAATCCGAGGGTGCAGAGGGCTGTCCGCGACGCGCGTGTTGGGTTACACTAGCGTCGTGCCTGCCAGACAGACTGCACCCGTGCCATCGGACGAAACGCTTGACGCCGACCAGGCGGTCATTGACCGCGTGCTCGCCGGGGACCGCAATGCCTTCGGCATCCTGATCGAGCGCTACAGCGATCCGCTGTATCGCCACGCCTACGGGATGACGGGCAGCGCGGACGTCGCGGAAGACATCCTGCAAGTGTCGTTCATCAAGGCGTATCACCATCTCGCCGAAGTGCGCGGCCGGTTCGACGCGTGGGTGTTCCGGATCGTGGCCAATGGCTGCAAGGATTGGCTGAAGAACATCCGGCGCACGCACCTGAGCTACGAGGAAGACGACCAGCCGTCGGGCTTCGAGACGCCGGAGGAGGAGCTGGATCGTGGGGAGCTGCGGCGCGATCTCGATGGTGCGCTGGGGGCCCTGCCGGACTCGTTGCGGGAAGCGTTCGTGATGAAGCACGTCGAGGGCCGCTCGTACGAGGAGATGGCGGTGTTGCTCGACGCGACGGTCGGTGCCCTGAAGATGCGAGTCCATCGCGCCCGTGAGGCGCTGCAGAAACTGCTGGAGGAGCGATACGCGTGATGCACGATCCCTTGGATTCCCGGAACGAGACGGCGACGCCGTCCGCTGATGCGCGCGTGCCGGCGCAGGCCGAGCCGCAGGCGACGGACCGTGAGGTGCCGCTGGCCTCGCGCGAGCTGCCGAGCGCGGTGCATGCCTGGCTGGACGGCGAGGCGTCGACCGACTCGCTGGCCGGGGCGGAGCGCGAAGTCGCCCTCTGGACCCAGATCAACGCCGAGACGGGCCGCCGCCGCCGCATGACCACGCCGGCGCATGTGCCGGTGCAGATCCTGGCCAAGCTCGCGGACGACTGACTCTTCGCGCTCGGGTGCTTTCGACCGGCCTCCTTCGCGGGGGCCGGTTTCTTCTTTTTACCACGAAGGCACGAAGACACGAAGGCTAGAGTCGCATGCGAAGGATGCCGTGTCTCAGCACTGCGGTGTTGAAGTTGAATAGCAGACCGGTCCGAATGCGGGTGAGCCGCAAGTAGGTGAGCAGCTGTGCCTGATGCACGCGCTCCAATCGTTGCACGCTCTTCACCTCGACAATCACAGAATCGTCGACAACGAGATCGATGCGATAGCTGTCCGCGAACGTCTGGCCTCGATAGGCGAGCGGCACGGGAACCTCTTGGCGGCTCGGAATCCCGCGATACTCCAGCTCAATGGCCAAGCATCGCTGATACACCGACTCGAGGAGGCCGGGCCCGAGCCTACGATGGACCTCAATCGCGGCGCCAATCACCTCTCGAGAAAGCGGCTCAAACTCCAAGTCATCTCCTTCGTGTCTTCGTGCCTTGTATGTCTCACACGAATGGTGGTAAGTCATCGGGGCGGCGACAGCTCGATTGTCGTGCCAGGGGCGTGCAGAGCCCGTCACGAAGCGGGAGCGTCGTCGAACCGATCGCGGGACGCCCGAACAGCCGCTGGGGCCGCGAGCCCGCATGGCGCAAGGCCGGGCGCGCGCGGTCCTCACGCGGCGAGGGACGGATGACGTACATCGGGATCGATGTGAGCCAGGGCACGCTGGACGGCGCGGACGCGACGGGCGCGGCGTGGCAGCACGCGAACGACGCGGCGGGCATCGCCGCGACGGTGGCGCGCGTGGGCGCGCAGGGGCCGACGCTGGTCGTGCTGGAGGCGACGGGCGCCTACCACGTGCCGCTGACGGCGGCGCTCGCGGCGGCGGGCGTGCCGGTCGCGGTGGTGAATCCGCGGCAGGTGCGGCGCTTCGCCGAGAGCGTCGGGCAGCTGGCGAAGACGGACCGGCTCGACGCGGCGCTGCTC is a window from the Pseudogemmatithrix spongiicola genome containing:
- a CDS encoding GxxExxY protein — translated: MRARGPSGCSGVPRSVRRRSRFVTGSARPWHDNRAVAAPMTYHHSCETYKARRHEGDDLEFEPLSREVIGAAIEVHRRLGPGLLESVYQRCLAIELEYRGIPSRQEVPVPLAYRGQTFADSYRIDLVVDDSVIVEVKSVQRLERVHQAQLLTYLRLTRIRTGLLFNFNTAVLRHGILRMRL
- a CDS encoding RNA polymerase sigma factor, which gives rise to MPSDETLDADQAVIDRVLAGDRNAFGILIERYSDPLYRHAYGMTGSADVAEDILQVSFIKAYHHLAEVRGRFDAWVFRIVANGCKDWLKNIRRTHLSYEEDDQPSGFETPEEELDRGELRRDLDGALGALPDSLREAFVMKHVEGRSYEEMAVLLDATVGALKMRVHRAREALQKLLEERYA